In Helianthus annuus cultivar XRQ/B chromosome 8, HanXRQr2.0-SUNRISE, whole genome shotgun sequence, a single genomic region encodes these proteins:
- the LOC110870681 gene encoding uncharacterized protein LOC110870681: MAFILLLLLSFLLHGTQAEIICEDLPIGLCTFSIASSGKRCVLEKNVRDNGNMDYQCDTSEIIVKDMNEWIESDECLNACGLHRKTVGISSDSLLEPHFLARLCSDSCYKNCPNIVDLYHNLAIGEGVFLANLCEVSSKMPRRVMTQFLSSGAASASGPVSATAYGPEAPASI; encoded by the exons atggctttcattctcttgcttttattGTCATTCCTTCTCCATGGAACTCAAGCTGAGATCATTTGCGAGGATTTGCCGATTGGCTTGTGCACTTTCTCAATTGCGTCTTCAGGAAAACGATGTGTACTAGAGAAGAATGTAAGAGACAACGGAAACATGGATTATCAGTGCGATACCTCAGAGATTATTGTTAAAGATATGAATGAATGGATAGAGAGTGATGAGTGCTTGAACGCGTGTGGGCTTCACAGGAAGACGGTCGGAATCTCTTCTGATTCCCTTCTTGAGCCACATTTCCTTGCCAGACTTTGCTCCGATTCGTGCTACAAGAACTGTCCCAACATTGTGGATCTCTATCACAACCTAGCTATAGGAGAAG GTGTATTTCTTGCAAACTTGTGTGAAGTGAGTAGCAAGATGCCACGTCGTGTGATGACTCAATTTTTAAGTTCTGGAGCAGCCTCAGCCTCAGGTCCCGTTTCTGCTACGGCATATGGTCCAGAAGCTCCTGCTTCCATATGA